One genomic region from Prunus persica cultivar Lovell chromosome G3, Prunus_persica_NCBIv2, whole genome shotgun sequence encodes:
- the LOC109948139 gene encoding protein FAR1-RELATED SEQUENCE 5-like, which yields MDKIGFIKKDIYNLECSVNGKLRNHDVELVTEYFMAEQKKNEAFYFKIEGDGHDRFSRCFWVDATSRRAYGFYGDVVVFDTTFNTNRYDLTFAPMLGVNNHGQTIVLACAFLSKETTESFVWMFEEFKKAMPGGEPKTIITDQDAAMAIAISIAFPSTFHRLCIWHITSKFSIKLPRDAYKEYWPEFQKAIWDTDNKDEFDAKWNIVVTKAGLTDHPWLSSMFDLRESWVPAYARQFFAAGMSSSQRAEGSHGFFKQYISRRNSLMDFIIRFERALSHQREKELVADHVDAFEVAQCLLPMPMNKQMATLYTRTMFQKFEQELIQSTACFLELKTEDACKVVFNVSERKNWETRVAEVVYVKDSDHASCSCKRFEFVGIICKHILALFRRDQIEYMPDKYILKRWKKTAKCGLVSDANGNEIKDCADPGLLIKRSTMSRLASDVVEDALMSEEGCELLSETLKSLQVKLKLLKDGPSNNEVGGSSSQTQYMKDPKRVRCKGRSKGITGAKEKAMKRGIRHCRECGHIGHDRRQCPALNTPTSPSNNDESTPIHRSDPLFDDFDRMHRPTE from the exons ATGGATAAAATCggttttatcaaaaaagataTCTACAATCTTGAATGTAGTGTGAATGGGAAGCTGAGGAACCACGATGTTGAACTAGTGACCGAGTATTTTATggctgaacagaaaaaaaatgaggctttttatttcaagattgaGGGAGATGGGCATGACAGGTTTAGTCGATGTTTTTGGGTAGATGCAACTTCTAGACGGGCGTATGGGTTTTATGGAGATGTTGTTGTATTCGATACCACATTCAACACGAATCGATACGACTTGACATTTGCACCAATGTTGGGAGTTAATAACCATGGTCAGACAATTGTCTTAGCATGCGCATTTTTGAGCAAGGAAACGACTGAGTcgtttgtttggatgtttgagGAGTTTAAGAAAGCCATGCCAGGTGGGGAACCTAAAACGATCATTACAGATCAAGATGCGGCAATGGCCATAGCGATTTCAATAGCCTTCCCGAGTACATTTCATCGACTTTGCATATGGCACATCACATCAAAGTTCTCTATTAAGTTACCACGTGACGCTTATAAGGAGTATTGGCCTGAATTTCAGAAAGCCATATGGGATACTGACAATAAGGATGAGTTTGATGcaaaatggaatattgtggTTACAAAGGCTGGTTTGACTGACCATCCATGGCTAAGttcaatgtttgatttaaGGGAATCTTGGGTTCCAGCCTACGCACGACAATTTTTTGCCGCTGGAATGTCAAGCAGCCAAAGAGCGGAAGGTTctcatggttttttcaagcaataCATATCAAGGAGAAATTCGTTGATGGATTTCATAATACGATTTGAGAGGGCACTTTCTCATCAACGTGAAAAAGAGTTAGTTGCTGATCACGTAGATGCATTTGAAGTGGCTCAATGTCTTCTACCGATgccaatgaacaaacaaatggctaccttgtacacaaggacaatgtttcaaaagtttgagCAAGAACTAATACAAAGTACAGCATGTTTCCTAGAGCTCAAAACAGAGGATGCGTGTAAAGTTGTGTTCAACGTGAgcgaaaggaaaaattgggaaacaagaGTGGCAGAAGTCGTATATGTCAAAGATTCTGACCACGCATCGTGTAGCTGcaaaagatttgaatttgttggaattatttGCAAGCACATCCTAGCATTGTTCAGAAGGGACCAGATTGAATATATGCccgataaatatattttgaagaggtGGAAGAAAACTGCGAAATGTGGATTGGTGTCAGATGCAAATGGCAACGAAATTAAAGACTGTGCAGATCCTGGCCTTCTAATAAAGCGGAGTACAATGTCTCGACTTGCTTCAGATGTGGTTGAGGATGCATTAATGAGTGAAGAAGGATGTGAGCTACTGTCAGAGACTCTAAAAAGTTTGCaggtgaagttgaagttgctgAAGGATGGACCAAGTAATAACGAAGTTGGAGGGTCCAGctctcaaacacaatataTGAAAGACCCTAAGAGAGTGAGGTGCAAAGGAAGGTCGAAAGGAATAACGGgagcaaaggaaaaggcaatgaAGCGAGGGATTAGACACTGTCGGGAGTGTGGACACATTGGTCATGATAGAAGACAATGCCCAGCCTTGAACACACC GACATCACCGTCGAACAATGACGAATCAACTCCAATACATCGTAGTGACCCATTATTCGACGATTTTGACAGGATGCACAGACCAACTGAATGA
- the LOC109948140 gene encoding uncharacterized protein LOC109948140 — protein sequence MPEAFIPESAWFQVMLYVATESSEDLFRMAFVCRLFRTLANSPQVWNTISMAKYPYHPIWYGARPAVQHFLQQCRACNNPESIFREAFQDFFRHGKVEALYEMRIAATASHMEAAYVVGLLGMSGIGQSKEDALQFLCSLNQRNNIDMKRTRDALTGRCRGAFVARHIVDMFDYGKIQFNRCSACNNNEWYFVIPGWPSEDKINPALWTCCNRCKWHRESIFWCKILREYDVRRNHVFLH from the coding sequence ATGCCCGAAGCCTTCATCCCGGAGTCCGCTTGGTTTCAAGTCATGTTATACGTGGCAACCGAATCATCGGAAGATCTCTTCCGTATGGCATTTGTGTGCCGATTGTTCCGAACTTTGGCAAACAGTCCACAAGTGTGGAACACCATTTCAATGGCAAAGTACCCATACCATCCTATCTGGTACGGTGCCAGACCTGCGGTCCAGCATTTCTTGCAACAATGCAGGGCTTGCAATAACCCTGAGTCCATATTTAGAGAAGCATTCCAAGATTTTTTCAGGCACGGTAAGGTGGAAGCGTTGTATGAGATGCGCATTGCAGCCACGGCAAGCCATATGGAAGCGGCATATGTAGTTGGACTACTTGGTATGTCCGGAATTGGTCAGTCAAAAGAGGATGCATTACaattcttgtgttctttgaaTCAACGTAACAACATTGATATGAAACGAACCAGGGATGCTTTGACAGGAAGATGTCGCGGAGCATTTGTTGCAAGACATATCGTAGATATGTTTGACTATGGGAAGATTCAGTTCAATCGGTGCAGCGCTTGTAATAACAATGAatggtattttgttattcCAGGCTGGCCTAGTGAAGACAAGATAAATCCTGCGTTGTGGACTTGTTGCAACCGATGCAAATGGCACCGTGAGAGTATTTTTTGGTGCAAAATCCTGCGTGAGTATGATGTGCGACGGAATCACGTATTTTTGCATTAG
- the LOC109948141 gene encoding uncharacterized protein LOC109948141 has translation MLLGGDTGESTEGTLLEFTVGDIDLDEPTAVLSQLNVWLNDKGKALAQGVQLRKRKRIIPLWKIVEGSELVPKTGAQITGLKMLDPMKAIPHDDLVKLLKLCWEWRQDPNLVMQFGNVEAEIEFFASLVKADGWLKGDHIDLGLYLIRKRQQQLETDSVEVADWTTTDVFFMNHIRTCFADNKRKKQQLGWKIRKSLLNVVNGKVPPCGLDWQTVYKVYTPFMLTKYKHWVAVMIDLVLCEIKVYDSKVSLIPDDIVKEELGLLSITLSNLLNTIDFYEEGVYANNCSRDWWCPWPIERVDVPQQSNEGDCGMFVLKYIELFSAKLPLATCTSHNMPFFRLKLAAEITRGDAYFP, from the exons aTGTTGCTTGGGGGTGACACTGGCGAGAGCACGGAGGGGACACTGCTTGAGTTTACTGTCGGGGACATTGATTTGGATGAACCTACAGCTGTGCTATCTCAGTTGAACGTGTGGTTGAATGATAAAGGTAAAGCTCTGGCACAAGGGGTCCAATTacggaaaaggaagaggatcaTTCCTTTGTGGAAGATCGTTGAAGGCAGTGAATTGGTTCCAAAAACTGGGGCACAGATAACCGGACTGAAGATGTTAGACCCAATGAAGGCGATTCCGCATGATGATCTGGTGAAATTGCTGAAACTTTGTTGGGAATGGCGCCAGGACCCAAA TTTGGTGATGCAATTTGGCAACGTGGAAGCTGAGATTGAATTCTTCGCTTCCCTCGTGAaagctgatggttggctgAAAGGAGAT CACATTGATTTGGGGTTGTATCTCATCCGGAAGCGACAACAACAATTGGAGACAGATTCGGTAGAAGTAGCGGACTGGACAACGAccgatgttttttttatg AATCACATTCgtacttgctttgcggataataaaagaaaaaaacagcagCTTGGgtggaaaatcagaaaaagttTACTAAACGTTGTAAATGGGAAGGTTCCTCCGTGTGGGTTGGATTGGCAGACCGTCTATAAGGTGTATACCCCATTTATGTTGACGAAGTACAAGCATTGGGTGGCTGTAATGATTGATCTGGTATTGTGTGAAATCAAAGTGTACGATTCAAAGGTTTCACTAATTCCAGATGACATCGTAAAGGAAGAACTCGGCCTGCTATCAATTACGCTTTCAAATCTTCTCAACACCATCGACTTTTATGAAGAAGGTGTTTATGCAAACAATTGCAGCCGAGATTGGTGGTGTCCGTGGCCAATAGAGCGTGTGGATGTTCCACAACAGTCTAATGA aGGCGATTGTGGCATGTTTGTGTTAAAGTACATTGAGCTTTTCAGCGCTAAGCTTCCGTTAGCTACTTGCACCTCGCACAACATGCCTTTTTTTCGGTTGAAATTGGCTGCGGAGATAACAAGGGGAGATGCTTACTTCCCATGA
- the LOC109948142 gene encoding uncharacterized protein LOC109948142, with product MGSNVELVWPEAEVYSSRVNNCSHANSSLAAIRAKLSAEQLEQFKTSCFGHLLNIDKIQFSGQIVHGVVLRRVAGQGVKDLDGLSFLLGCDVAQFTRQDFCLITGLRFGEVPEVSSGESNEIRLQKRYFIDEGIICNALEEAFVRCTEEDDIYKLALVYFAELVVLGRDKHLNINLNYLTLVEDLDAFNRYPWGSVSFDKTQDSLFSAPTKYVKSLENEEGRGKGKSKVTGTSRRNEKGKKDKHGEAQRSGWSFKGFTYAFQIWVYELIPRMADLNYCKVVDPTAVPRILRWRTTTSVPEMRKLNNYFFQSKESVQLRALCPSEEEMRQPYWSWPQDRPAVVSAESIPSSCGDLDELNKVVLSLSRK from the exons ATGGGATCCAACGTGGAGCTGGTATGGCCAGAGGCAGAGGTATAttcgtcacgggtgaacaactGCTCACATGCAAATTCATCTCTAGCTGCAATTCGAGCGAAGTTGAGTGCGGAACAATTAGAACAATTCAAGACATCATGCTTTGGCCATCTTCTGAATATAGATAAGATTCAGTTTAGCGGACAGATTGTGCATGGGGTTGTGTTGCGTAGAGTAGCGGGGCAGGGTGTGAAAGACTTGGATGGACTGAGTTTCTTATTAGGGTGTGACGTTGCTCAGTTCACTCGTCAGGATTTCTGTTTGATCACAGGGCTTCGTTTTGGGGAAGTGCCTGAAGTTTCCAGTGGAGAGAGTAATGAAATCAGACTTcagaaaagatattttatagaCGAAGGAATTATATGCAATGCTTTAGAAGAAGCATTTGTGAGGTGCACAGAGGAAGATGACATCTACAAGCTAGCTCTTGTTTACTTTGCTGAGTTAGTGGTTTTGGGAAGGGACAAACATTTGAACATCAATCTAAATTACCTGACCCTTGTAGAGGACTTGGATGCGTTCAACAGGTATCCGTGGGGTTCGGTGTCCTTTGACAAAACCCAAGacagtctattttctgcaccaacaaagtatgtgaaaagcttggaaaatgaagagggaagagggaaggggAAAAGTAAGGTAACGGGAACAAGCCGGAGAAATGAGAAGGGCAAGAAGGATAAGCATGGTGAAGCGCAAAGGAGTGgctggagttttaaaggtttcaCGTATGCTTTCCAG ATTTGGgtatatgaattaattcctAGAATGGCGGACCTGAATTACTGCAAGGTTGTTGATCCGACCGCTGTCCCGCGTATTTTGCGATGGAGAACTACTACGTCTGTTCCAGAGATGAGAAAgttgaacaattattttttccagagcAAAGAG TCAGTTCAGTTGCGGGCGCTATGTCCAAGTGAAGAGGAAATGAGACAGCCATATTGGAGTTGGCCACAGGATCGCCCTGCTGTTGTCTCGGCAGAgtcaattccttcttcatgTGGTGATCTTGATGAGTTGAACAAGGTG GTCCTCAGTTTGAGCAGGAAGTAA
- the LOC18783391 gene encoding 50S ribosomal protein L27, chloroplastic has product MSFNLVGAFRGLSLRSGSSSSSISSSSSFFRGDLGSLQVGPKLSLVSNPQRLDLNIQNAHKKGAGSTKNGGDSPGQRLGIKILGDQAAKAGSIIVRQRGTKCVKL; this is encoded by the exons ATGAGTTTCAACCTAGTCGGTGCATTCAGAGGGCTTTCTCTGCGCTCGGGCTCAAGCTCAAGCTCAATCTCATCATCGTCCTCCTTCTTCAGGGGCGATTTGGGTTCGTTGCAAGTGGGTCCCAAGCTGTCATTAGTGTCAAACCCCCAAAGATTGGACTTGAATATTCAAAACGCGCACAAGAAAGGAGCTGGGAGTACCAAGAACGGTGGCGATTCCCCAGGCCAAAGGCTTGGCATCAAGATTTTGGGTGACCAGGCTGCTAAGGCTGGCTCCATTATTGTACGCCAGCGTGGCACCAAG TGCGTGAAGCTTTAG